In the Flavobacterium sp. 90 genome, TTTAGGCGAAGCTGTGTTTTTTCTTTCAAAACTACATTGCTCAATAACTCCTCGAAAGATTCGGTTATTTGCCAAACTAAGATTTTGGTAGTTTCGTTGAATTGTATGGTTTGAAATAAAGGCATTTTTTTCTAATTATGAATTATGAGTTTTAAGTTATGAATTATTTTCCTGATTTGAAAACGAAACTTCTTATTTAACGTCTGGTCTTTTTAGCCCTGATGGGAGCGGCATCCTTTTTCTTGCTCCTTTAGCAAGGAAAAGATATAGCGGACAGCAGGAAATAGCTCCTAATTTTCAAAATCATCCTACAACAAGTAAATTATTTAGCTAAAGTTCAAAAGATTAAGAAATTAAACATTTCACAAATCTGAAAGAAAGTAGTCTAAATTAAAAACCTATTCCGTAAATTTGCAAAAATTTTACAATTACAAATATACTATAAATGAGTACTACAACTACGCCTTTTGTGGCTTTCAAAGTAAAAGACATTTCTCTAGCGGCTTGGGGAAGAAAAGAAATTGAATTAGCTGAAGCTGAAATGCCAGGTTTAATGGCGCTTCGTGCTGAATATAAAGACGAACAACCTCTTGCAGGTGCTCGTATCGCAGGATGTTTACACATGACGATTCAAACTGCTGTTTTGATCGAAACTTTAATCGCTCTTGGTGCAGAGGTTACTTGGTCTTCTTGTAACATTTTCTCTACTCAGGATCAGGCTGCTGCGGCTATTGCTGCTGCCGGGATTCAGGTTTATGCTTGGAAAGGTCTTGATGAGCAATCATTTGACTGGTGTATTGAGCAAACTTTATTCTTTGGTGAAGACAGAAAACCATTGAACATGATTCTTGATGATGGTGGAGATTTAACAAACATGGTTATTGACCGTTTCCCGGAATTGGTTCCTGGAATCAAAGGATTGTCTGAAGAAACTACAACTGGAGTTCACAGACTTTACGAAAGAGTAAAAGCCGGAACTTTACCAATGCCTGCAATCAACATTAATGACTCTGTTACTAAATCTAAATTTGATAACAAATACGGATGCAAAGAATCTGCTGTAGATGCTGTACGTCGTGCAACTGACTTAATGTTAGCTGGAAAAAGAGTTATCGTTTGTGGATACGGTGATGTTGGAAAAGGAACTGCTGCTTCTTTCAGAGGTGCAGGATCTATTGTAACTGTTACTGAAATCGACCCAATTTGTGCTTTACAAGCTGCAATGGACGGGTACGAAGTTAAAAAATTAAACACTGTAATTGCTAATGCTGATATCATCATTACAACTACTGGAAATAAAGATATCGTTCTTGGATCTCATTTCGAACAAATGAAAGACAAAACTGTTGTTTGTAACATCGGACACTTTGATAACGAAATTGATATGGCTTGGTTAAACAAAAACCACGGTGCATCAAAAATCGAAATCAAACCACAAGTTGACAAATATACTATCGCTGGAAAAGATATCATCATTCTTGCCGAAGGTCGTTTAGTAAACCTTGGTTGTGCTACAGGTCACCCAAGTTTTGTAATGAGTAACTCATTTACAAACCAAACTTTGGCTCAAATCGAATTATGGAAAAACAGCGCTGCTTACAACAATGACGTTTATATGTTACCAAAACATTTAGATGAAAAAGTTGCTGCTTTGCACTTAGCTAAATTAGGAGTTGAATTGGAAACTTTACGTGACGATCAAGCTGCTTACATTGGTGTTCCAGTTGAAGGTCCATTCAAACCAGAATACTACAGATACTAATAAATTTTAGATTTAAGATTGTAGATCTTAGATTTTTAATAATATACTTCAAACCCGATAGATTTAAACCTATCGGGTTTTGTTTTTTAATCTAAAATCTAAACTCAGAAATCTAAAATAATTATCTGGGCGTGACACTATTTAAAAAAAGCCCTTAATATACTTTGCGCACATGAGGCCTTTCCTTAAATACTGTCGGGCTATCCGTGCTACTTCGGTAGCTTCCTCCTATCCCTCACGCAAACCTACGTTCCGAGAAACCTAAAAATTAATCCCATCTTTTTTGACCTTTTTAAATTATAAGCATATTTTTGGAGACCAAAACCAAATTATGAAAAACCTGCTTATTGTATTGATAGTAATGATTATGCCAATTTTTGTGAATGCACAAAGTTTTAATCCCAATCCTTCACAACAAGTACTACATGGTTTAATGGGAGTAGATGAAAGAGCTCCGCAATTAGTTCAACTACCAACCATGAAACCAATTGTTACTTTAAATCACGTAGAAAAAGCAAAAGCCAAATTAGCCCGAGAAGAACAAAAACTAATCAAAATGGCAAGAAAGGCCTGGGACAAAGAAGATGATCTAAAAAAAGAACAAGATCAATTAAAAACTCTTGAAAATGCTTCACAAAATAGCAATGATCCTGATCATCAAAAAAAGATTGAAGCATTAAAAAAGCAAATCGCTAAATCTCAGGAAAAAGTAAATCAAGCAAAAATAGAAGTCGAATTAGAATCAAAAAAAGTTGAAGAACTCGAGAAAGCAATTGAAGACGCTAAATATACAAGACACGACTAAAACTAAATAATAGTACAAAAACCGACAAATTTTAAAAACTTGTCGGTTTGTTTTTTTAATCTACAATAAGAGAACAAAAAAACATTTCTCTCAAAAAATTGCACGGTTATAAATATCTACTTACTTTTAAGAATCAAAATAAGCTCCTATTTCTCAACTACATAAACATTGTACTCTTGAAAAAAACATCTTATTTATTCGTCCTCCTCTTTTTACTTAGTCTTCCGCAAATTATTTTTTCTCAGGAAAAGAAACCTAAAGTCGTATTAGTATTAAGTGGCGGTGGAGCAAAAGGAATTGCACATATTCCGCTATTGCAAAAACTCGATTCCTTGCACA is a window encoding:
- the ahcY gene encoding adenosylhomocysteinase yields the protein MSTTTTPFVAFKVKDISLAAWGRKEIELAEAEMPGLMALRAEYKDEQPLAGARIAGCLHMTIQTAVLIETLIALGAEVTWSSCNIFSTQDQAAAAIAAAGIQVYAWKGLDEQSFDWCIEQTLFFGEDRKPLNMILDDGGDLTNMVIDRFPELVPGIKGLSEETTTGVHRLYERVKAGTLPMPAININDSVTKSKFDNKYGCKESAVDAVRRATDLMLAGKRVIVCGYGDVGKGTAASFRGAGSIVTVTEIDPICALQAAMDGYEVKKLNTVIANADIIITTTGNKDIVLGSHFEQMKDKTVVCNIGHFDNEIDMAWLNKNHGASKIEIKPQVDKYTIAGKDIIILAEGRLVNLGCATGHPSFVMSNSFTNQTLAQIELWKNSAAYNNDVYMLPKHLDEKVAALHLAKLGVELETLRDDQAAYIGVPVEGPFKPEYYRY